TCCGGAGCCGCCACAACCGGTTCGTAGCCCCCTTCGATCAAACGATAATAGGGGTAAAGTGTGTCTACAGTTTCAGTTGCATCGCCAACGATGATTAACACCTTGTTCATTCAAACCATTCCTTCTACGTTAATTTCAAAGCATTGAACGGGATTCCATTCTACAAGCGAATCCAGCCCGGTCATTACGGATTTCCATAAACATTATCATGTTTTGCGTACATTTTCAGCGTCAACCGAACGCAATAACACACAATTCGCGAACTCCCTTCGTGTGCGTGAACATCATGCGTCTTCACGAATGCATCTGGTCAACCGGAAATCCCGGGCCAGAAAGACTCCTGGAGCGTTCGATCAAAGGCAGGAATTTCGGCACGATTCCTGCCCGATCGAAATATCTCAAATATCAGTCGCCGTACCTCATTTGATTAACTGATACCCCGTGCGCGATGTCCGGTACTTGATCTCATGCGCGCTCTTAAGTCCACGGCTCTTTCCGTCACCGGTCATCGTTCCGTTTTCGCAACAAGCGACAACTTTCAACACCCCTTTCGCCTGCACGCCGAGCGGCTCGCTAATCGTGATCTCGAAAGTCCCATCTTTCTTGACACGGGCCACGTATGGTTTTTGGAAATATTGGGTTTGCACGTCAGGTGCCGTGTCGTAAACAATAATGCTATGCGCCGGGACATTCGACGTAATACGTCCGGTCAGATGTGCTACTCGTTTCTGGCGATCATTCTTAACGACGATGTCATGCCATTTGACCTTGGGAATCATATAGCGACGCTGTGCTGTCCCCGTAAATAACGGATGCTTCCACAGAATCGCTGCTGAAGCTTCCGTAACATAACCCCGCTCTTCCTTATTTTTCATCACTCTGCGATAGTTGGCGATGGTCGCCCCCATTAAAGGCATCCCTAGATCGCGTTTTATGAGTGGGCCATTGTGCGGAAGCCCGAGTGCATGCCCGAATTCGTGGATGGTGCCCTTCAAAGTCAATTCTTTCAGAAACGGTTTCGCCAACTTGTCCTCCAGGGATATTTCACCGGGCAGATTCGTATAGTTGACCTGTGACAACCCTCCCGCTGCCGCGCTACCCGAACCCAGATAACTGCTGTACTTCAATGGAGGATCACCCACATAAACCCAGACCCACCAGACGTCTAATGTTTTGGGAAGTTTGAATTTCTCCATTGCCAGCAGCTTACCTTTTCGCGACAGGTTTCCGTCCTTCAATGGAAATTTTCCACTCGCGAGAGTCTCAGGCGATTTGACGAATAAAATCTTCACGCTGCCATCGGTGTTTCGCTGGAAGATTTGCTCACGTTTTGGCGGGTAGTCCCATACTTTCATCCACTTCACCAACATTGCTTCCGTATAGTCAGCCACCTGTGTCAATCGCCTGGAGACACCAGCCGGAGCATCGACGTCAGCCGGGGTTAAGAAGACAATCTGAACCTTGGGCATTTTTGGCTGGCCAAAGGCCGAAATGGGGAAAGAAAGTAATAGAACAGAGAACAAGAGATAGCGCATCGCTCTTTGCCTTCGGAACAGAATGAGGATCACACCTGACGAAGCAACTGTCCATTCATGTTAGCCGATGACACCAACGTAGCAAGGACAAAATCCCCCCGGAGACGTTTTCAGACCTTTCTAAAACGCCCCCAATTTGGGGACACCGCATGAGTGTGTGGAAGCCAGACAGATGCGCACTTTTGAAACAATTCTGCGGCTAATGCATTTTCGCCCGATAGACGCCTGGCGTCTCGCCGATTTTTTCTTTGAACGTCGTACTGAAATGCTGCGCGTGGCGAAAGCCGACCTTCTGAGAGATTTGTGCCAGAGACAGATCGGTGGACGCCAACAGCTCCTTGGCCCGCTCCAACTGCGTGCGGATGATCTCCGCTTTAGGAGAGCGACCGATGGCCGCTTTCATCTGCCGCTCGAGTGCCGTCCGCGATAACGGTACCGCATTCAGAATATCGGCCACCTGAATTCCCTGGCAGGCATTTTCGCGAATGAACCGCAGGGCCAGCGCCAACTCGGGATGATCCACGGCGACTACATCCGAGGATTGGCGCGTCACAATCCCCAAAGGATTAATCAGATAGGGTTCTTCGGGCGCCGGCTCTCCTTTCATCAGTCGGCTGAGCAGCGCTGCCGCCTCGTAACCAATGCGTGTTGAGTTGAACGCCACACTCGATAACGGCGGCCGCGCCATCATGCACAGGA
This genomic interval from Gimesia alba contains the following:
- a CDS encoding zinc metalloprotease, whose product is MRYLLFSVLLLSFPISAFGQPKMPKVQIVFLTPADVDAPAGVSRRLTQVADYTEAMLVKWMKVWDYPPKREQIFQRNTDGSVKILFVKSPETLASGKFPLKDGNLSRKGKLLAMEKFKLPKTLDVWWVWVYVGDPPLKYSSYLGSGSAAAGGLSQVNYTNLPGEISLEDKLAKPFLKELTLKGTIHEFGHALGLPHNGPLIKRDLGMPLMGATIANYRRVMKNKEERGYVTEASAAILWKHPLFTGTAQRRYMIPKVKWHDIVVKNDRQKRVAHLTGRITSNVPAHSIIVYDTAPDVQTQYFQKPYVARVKKDGTFEITISEPLGVQAKGVLKVVACCENGTMTGDGKSRGLKSAHEIKYRTSRTGYQLIK